The sequence TACGACCTTTTTGGAGCTGGCAAGGCAGAGATTCTCACTTTCTGCATACACCAGCAACATCCTCTATATGCTGCTCCCCGTGTCCTTCAGACAAACCCTACAAAATGCCCCACCCTGTTCTCTAAGGAACATCACCTGTTAACCAAAATATAATTATTTGCTgtattttaagtgtaaacaacATCCCAAATTCACCTCCAAATATcgtattttgcaacagaaaaataatttcaacaaTTAATCCAGGATCCTAACACTAACATGTTTTTCTCCCATATGGGGTATCACCCAATCACAACCTTAAGACGCACAGCCCAGACCTCTACCACCTCCATGCTACGGTAAAAAAACCTCTTGGGGAAGAAATACCATTAACCCCTGTGGGTAGGCTTatagaaggattagatttttaacagtaaatgtcagtaaacatcaatttcaccctGGTTATATTggtcattacaacaatttgtaacacaccctaCTCCTCCATCCTATGACATCAGGGTTGTCAATTGCCCATTTCATTTGAAGTGGTCTCTTATAACATATGTGAACCCCTTATGCTTGACAATCTGTCCCAGCTTGTATTTCAGATACAATACTCTGGCTACCTTCCCCAGATATGATGTGCTCTGTAAAGCtcaaagcttgtcccttccatcaacagaagttggtctaatacagggatctcaaactcaaattaccaggagggccacatgaagactagtacattggcccgagggccacatcactgacactgcttccctgctgcccccggccctgcccccactccaccccttccattaggccccacccctgccctgcctctttccacccccattccaactccttccccaaagtccccaccccaactccgccctgtccctgcccctattccaaccccttccccaaatccctgcccctgccctgcctcttctccgcctcctcctctgagcacgcggctccctgctcctccccctccctcctggaaagcgctaagaaccaccaaacagctgtttggtggtgggacATGCCTGGAGGTAGGTAGAGGAGAGGGGATGCGGAGCGTTGGGGTGGGGGGCCAGCGGGGGAAAGGAGCTTGgtggccgcaggaaataactggggggggggggcaaggggagcTTGGTGGGCCGCAGCTAATAGCTccgcgggccgcatgtttgagacccctggtctaataaaacatatgacctcacccaccttgtctcactcatATCCTgaaaccaacacagctacaacaacactgatttccccatacatacacaaactgatgaaaaatatttccatcaataataatagaaatttacagataggcaaagtaagaaaaatgctgcagagtttgatttaaagatattttctcTGTATATTCTGATATGGGATTTTAACAATTTGTACTTCAACGGTTATAtagatttaactttttgaatctcaccatctattgtcattaaatagaTATTGTCTAACTCCCTTCTCATAATATCCACAACTCTGAACACTTAAATTCatcaaaatctaaataaaataataataataatgcttaaaACACATAATTTGCACAACTCTGAAAAGTTAAACtgatgaacattttaaaagcttacaaataaacattgatattatccatcaaaactatacaaatataaaaatcaaatgcTGCCAAGTCTATCTATGAGGAATGGGTCAGAGAGAGCTCGGCAGCCGAGCATGAATTAGCACTagaacactggggggggggagcaggattGTTAGActaggttctgttcctgggtCTGGGTCTACTATAGTCTACTTAGGTACAGCAAATCTAAGTACAACAATCCCCTTTTTTTGGGTGTCTACTGGGAGCAAACCTGGAGTTTCTCTCTGAAAACATGAGCTTGTACCACTTGACCTAAAGCAgtggtagtcaataggcagactgccAGCCAAATCCGGATggacagatgcttttgaacataagaatgaccatactgggttagaccaaaggtccatctagcccaatatcctgtcttcggacagtcacaaatgccaggtgccccagagggaatgaacagaacaggtaatcatcgagtgatccattccctgtcgctcattcccagcttctggcaaacaaaggctagggacaccatccctgcccatcctggctaatagccattgatggacgtatcctccatgaacttatcatctagttctttttttaaccttgttatagccttggccttcacaacagcctctagcaaagagttccacaggttgaccatgcgttctgtgaaaaaatacttccttttgtttgttttaaacctgctgcctattaatttcatttggtgacccctagtgtttgtgttatgagaaggagtaaacagcacttccctattcatcttctccacaccattcatgattttatagaccccaatcatatccccccttagtcatctcttttccaagctgaaaagtcccagtcttattaatttctcctcatacggaagccgttccatatccctaataatttttgttgcccttttctgaaccttttccaattccaatacatctttttgagatgaggcaaccacatctgcatacagtattcaagatgtgggcataccaaggacttgtatagaggcaatatgatatcttccgtcttattatctatccctttcttaatgattcccaacattctgttcgcttttttgactgtcgctgcacattgagtagatgttttcagagaactatccacaatgactccaagatctttcttgagtggtaacagctaatttataccccatcattttatatgtatcattgggattatgttttccaatatgcattactttgcatttatcaacattgaatttcatctgacattttgttgtccagtcacctagttttgagagatccttttgtagttcttcgcagtctgcctgggacttaactatcatgagtagttttgtatcatctgcaaattttgccatctcaccgtttaccccttcttccaggtcatttatgaatatgttgaccaagactggtcccagtacagacccctgaggcactccactatttacctctctctattctgagagctgactatttattcctaccctttgtttcctatcttttaaccccagttaccaatccatgagaggaccttccttcttatcccgacagcttactttgcttaagagcctttggtgagggaccttgtcaacggctttctgaaaattttttTATTTACGTATCAttatactttttattattttctctggagtctggacctagACCAGGAAATTTGGacattgacaaaaaataattaactaCCTTTGACCTAAAGTATCACTACTGTTAGCACAGATGCAGTGACAGACTCAAACTTCTATGTGCCATAGTCTCTGGAGAGGAGCAAACATCTATGCCGTGTGGACATGCATCACACACAGAGAGATTTTGGCCCATTTCACCTGCAAAGCAGATGAGTGTCTGTCATCTTACTGggttccactcccagctctgcccgcTTTGGCCTTGTCCAACCTCAGTTATCTTAGCTGTGAAATGGATGAGTGAGTTCACCTCGCCTAAGGGCCTTTGTTAGAGCAGCCAGTAGAAGATGGGTATTAGGACTCCTGTGCTCTTAGCTGCTATCTCAGTGCACCTTCCCCTAGGCTACAGGGTAGTTGGTGGcactttcagttaaaaaaaaaaatatgcatgaTGTTGCACTGATTGTGCAGAAATGTGTGACAGATCTTAGAAGTTTCCAAGgagaggttggacaaacacttgtcagagatggtcctaggtttatttggtcctgcctcagcacagggactagatgacccctaaaggtcccttccagctctctgTATCTAGGATTCTACACTGGCAGTGTTGTAGTGATGAATTCTACCAATATAGCTTCATTGGTATAGAATAGACAACCTCTTAGTAGCACAGGACATTTTTTTCCACAGTCTTGGGGGTCCGTTCTCAGATTGTTGCATGCTGAGGTGCTGCACAGACTGACTATGGGCAGTTCTTCACTTTGGCCATTTCATAGCAATATTTAAAGCTTATAGTTTTGCTTGAAGTGGTTCAACTAGATTTAAAGCAGAGATGAATGCCTGCAGCCCACAACGCCAACAAGGGTACTGCTCAAATCAACTGTAGTAGTCTGAGAACAACACCCTAAAACGACAAACAAGTACAGAGCAACTCAATGTCATTTGGTCCCAACAGCTCCTGGGCACTGAGCACTCCGAGGACAGCACCCAAACTATGAAAGCAATTTACACCATCAACCTGGAAGTCAGCAACTAGTTTTATCCAGCTACTGTGTTTAAAGGCAGGGGTTTGTGGGTGTTCTGTTCTGCAAGGCAAACGTTCTTTCTCAGACATTCACTGAGTATAGGCAGAAATGCCTGTTCTTGAAATTCAGTGTTTAGTGAAATTTAGAACAGGAAGGACAGCTGAGTTTGGATAAAGAGAATCCGAAAAAGATAATGACTTATTTTTTCTGCCGTATTGAGGAGGAGAACATAGTTTTACACTGGGGGCATGGATATTCCCTGTTTCTTTGTAGTGTCGTTGTACCACAATGATGGACTTTGCAAAGTTATCAAGACACAAGAAAAATAATGTTTCATCTGTTAATTAAACTACAGATTTCTGAACTCAGGTGATACTTACTGATATAGCCACTTCTGTCGTCTTGGAAGCACATCTTCCCCATGGTCCCCAAAAGCAAATGTACAGTAAGATATGCAAAGTGACTCCAGTCGATGACAATTTTTTACACAGAATGAAAAAGCCATTTGATCCATTTGAGTAAGTTTATTTGAATCTAACGTTAGTGCAGTGACATGATCCAATGCACTTTTCACAAAGTTTTCTTCATCCATCTCAAACATGCAGTGAAACTCCTCAAGGTTATAAATACGACATGTCTCCTGATCCACATTGGACAAAggtaaatatttttgttggtttgtttgaaCCCACTTCAGCAAATCTGGCTTAATTTTAGATGAAATTTTACAGGAAAATTTTTCCTCCATGATTTGCATTATTTCTTCATTTAAGAGACCAAACAGGAATCGCACTGTTAACATTAAGTAATTTCTAGAGTTTCCATAGTTTTCTAACAATGTTTTCACATCTTTCTTGGGAGTCCCTGAATCTTCCATTGTTTCTTCATCTTCCTCCAGCACATAAAACAAAGCTGCAAAAAACTCCTGAAAGCTTAAGTGAATGAAGCTGTAGGCATTCACACAGTCAAtatctttttgaaaaatgttcttgTTCAAAGACAGGGGGAAAGAGTCAGCTTGATTTAAGCCAAATTTCTTGAGTTCTGCTTCCTCAAACAGTATCTTCCGTTTCCAGATGCCATAAGCAGCTAAAGAACAAAGTCCCCTCAGGTTAGCTTGCATGTGTTGCTTCAAATTGCTGCTGAGGGGCTTGACTAAATTGGAAAGGTAGAGCATGTACACTCCAGTGACTGACTTTGAAGTTTGTGCAAGATCCTCACCTTTTTCAAGCTGTTGTTTCACAACAGTGCAGATAATCCGACACATGATGGGAATAAAACACATAGTGAAGAGAATGTCATTTGCTTTCACAAATTGTAACGCTTGTCTTGCTTGTTTCTTGTTTCCAAAGAACTTGTGGAAATATTCTTTCCTGTCAGCTTCAGAAAACCCCAGGATCTCTGCATAACGTGAGCATTCCAAACACTGCAAGAGTTTCTCCAGAGCAGTCAGTCTTGAGGTGATTAGCAAGTAGGATTGGGGAAGAATCGTTTTCCTGAATAAACTGCTCAGTATGATTTCCACTGGCTTCTTCTCCCAGGGATCAGAGCACAGGTTTTCTGTCTGATCAAAAGAGAATCTCAGTTCATCAAAACCATCAATTATGAACAAGAGTTTTTCTGGCTTCATCAAAATCTCATTAACTGGAGCATTTGTATtaggccaatttttaaaaatcatgtcaaCCACACTTCCCTGCTCAGTAAGGTTTGTTTCTCTGCAGTTTATGTAGAAAACATAATCAAACTTTTTCTTATAGAGTTCCCCAGCTGCCCAATTGCACATGATCTTTCTTGTTGTCATCGTTTTCccaatccctgcagctcccagcagcacaaCAATTTGTGGTGTTTGTCCTTGTTTATCACGTGTAAATAGGGTGTCTATCGTAACTGCAGAACAAGCTTGTTTAGTCTTGATTTCTTTGTCTCTCTGACTCATGGCCAttatttcatgttctctctccttTGCACGATGAGGGTCGTCTAGAATAATCAGCTTTGGATATCTTCTGTTTAGAATCACATTGTCAGTAGTAAGACTCATCATGTTTTGTATGACTTCATACTTGTTTTTGACATCATCTTTATACTTCTTCCTGTAACCTAAATCAGTACATGATGCATTAGAAATATTGAACCAGCAGCTCAGAGAAAAGACTTGATCTgttacaataaaacaaataataaataatggtaCCTGAAACTGATATTGCACCTATCTTCAAAGAATCCAGAAATCATttaactatgggcctgattctgcagccctAACTCAGATAAAATTGCCCCACTGA is a genomic window of Malaclemys terrapin pileata isolate rMalTer1 chromosome 4, rMalTer1.hap1, whole genome shotgun sequence containing:
- the LOC128836349 gene encoding NACHT, LRR and PYD domains-containing protein 3-like isoform X1 is translated as MGNQSSRISDLLVHALDNLSQGDFKRFKDKLSHSALKGKGNIPRGCLDHANRIDTKNLLMKFYGGEAALDVTIDAFTQIDLRDSAAKLREGKEKGYRKKYKDDVKNKYEVIQNMMSLTTDNVILNRRYPKLIILDDPHRAKEREHEIMAMSQRDKEIKTKQACSAVTIDTLFTRDKQGQTPQIVVLLGAAGIGKTMTTRKIMCNWAAGELYKKKFDYVFYINCRETNLTEQGSVVDMIFKNWPNTNAPVNEILMKPEKLLFIIDGFDELRFSFDQTENLCSDPWEKKPVEIILSSLFRKTILPQSYLLITSRLTALEKLLQCLECSRYAEILGFSEADRKEYFHKFFGNKKQARQALQFVKANDILFTMCFIPIMCRIICTVVKQQLEKGEDLAQTSKSVTGVYMLYLSNLVKPLSSNLKQHMQANLRGLCSLAAYGIWKRKILFEEAELKKFGLNQADSFPLSLNKNIFQKDIDCVNAYSFIHLSFQEFFAALFYVLEEDEETMEDSGTPKKDVKTLLENYGNSRNYLMLTVRFLFGLLNEEIMQIMEEKFSCKISSKIKPDLLKWVQTNQQKYLPLSNVDQETCRIYNLEEFHCMFEMDEENFVKSALDHVTALTLDSNKLTQMDQMAFSFCVKNCHRLESLCISYCTFAFGDHGEDVLPRRQKWLYQIQHWDEPKHSPIYLLCQVLKDPHCKLKKLKLVNCSLTASCCRDLSSVLNTKPTLTELDLSDKVLGNSGIKLLCEGLKHPNCKVQKLRLQYCCITGAACGDLAAVLRTNQSLTELNLNGNPLGDSGVQRLCEGLKHPSCNLQRLWLEGCHLKDTCGRDLAAVLRTKQSLTELEMCHNYDLRDTAVQQLCEGLKHPNCKLQRLILNQCNLTDTCCRALSSVLSTSQTLTELVLGYNKVGDPGVQLLCEGLKHPNCRLQILNLPLCELTAACCGDLASALSTNQTLTELNIGGHSLGASGVQRLCEGLKHPNCKLQKLGLWSYDIMADLNAGDSRAMVLCGGLRFVSDDLRNFLVNCFDLSEEKHPELYAVKKIKPELYIW
- the LOC128836349 gene encoding NACHT, LRR and PYD domains-containing protein 3-like isoform X2; its protein translation is MGNQSSRISDLLVHALDNLSQGDFKRFKDKLSHSALKGKGNIPRGCLDHANRIDTKNLLMKFYGGEAALDVTIDAFTQIDLRDSAAKLREGKEKGYRKKYKDDVKNKYEVIQNMMSLTTDNVILNRRYPKLIILDDPHRAKEREHEIMAMSQRDKEIKTKQACSAVTIDTLFTRDKQGQTPQIVVLLGAAGIGKTMTTRKIMCNWAAGELYKKKFDYVFYINCRETNLTEQGSVVDMIFKNWPNTNAPVNEILMKPEKLLFIIDGFDELRFSFDQTENLCSDPWEKKPVEIILSSLFRKTILPQSYLLITSRLTALEKLLQCLECSRYAEILGFSEADRKEYFHKFFGNKKQARQALQFVKANDILFTMCFIPIMCRIICTVVKQQLEKGEDLAQTSKSVTGVYMLYLSNLVKPLSSNLKQHMQANLRGLCSLAAYGIWKRKILFEEAELKKFGLNQADSFPLSLNKNIFQKDIDCVNAYSFIHLSFQEFFAALFYVLEEDEETMEDSGTPKKDVKTLLENYGNSRNYLMLTVRFLFGLLNEEIMQIMEEKFSCKISSKIKPDLLKWVQTNQQKYLPLSNVDQETCRIYNLEEFHCMFEMDEENFVKSALDHVTALTLDSNKLTQMDQMAFSFCVKNCHRLESLCISYCTFAFGDHGEDVLPRRQKWLYQIQHWDEPKHSPIYLLCQVLKDPHCKLKKLKLVNCSLTASCCRDLSSVLNTKPTLTELDLSDKVLGNSGIKLLCEGLKHPNCKVQKLRLQYCCITGAACGDLAAVLRTNQSLTELNLNGNPLGDSGVQRLCEGLKHPSCNLQRLWLEGCHLKDTCGRDLAAVLRTKQSLTELEMCHNYDLRDTAVQQLCEGLKHPNCKLQRLILWSYDIMADLNAGDSRAMVLCGGLRFVSDDLRNFLVNCFDLSEEKHPELYAVKKIKPELYIW